The uncultured Sphaerochaeta sp. genome includes the window TAGTCAATGCCCACCTCATCATCCATATGCTCCTTGCCATATCTCAAGAGCTCATCAAAACTGCTTGTTGCTTCTTGTTCTCTTCCAAGCTTTCGTAGTGCGAGACCCTTGTAGAGAATCTGATGAGGACTCTGGTCGTAGTAATACATTGCTCCACTGGCAGTCAACAATCCTCTTGTAGCCAGATTCCAATGATGTACTGCAAGCTCTTGGTTTTTCTCTTGCTCAAACAAGCACCCCAATAGGTAATGAACCTCATTGTCTTTATTGCCTTCAAGCTTACCCTCATGCAGGTTCTCTGGGTAGGTAAGTGCGTGTATCAAAAGGTCTTTTGCTTTTTCAGGATCAGATTGTTTCTTTGCCAACTCCACCTGCGTAATGACATATTGGGTTGCAATCTTGCCTTCCCCGCCTTCCCAAGGATGGAAACTGTATGAAAGCTCCAGTTCTTGTGCTCTCGCATAGTTCTTTGTCAGGTTCAACAGCGTGATGTACTCAATCATCAGATCATCACGGCGGAATACCAAATCAAGATGCTGCTCCAGGAAGGCTTTTCTCTCTTTCGGTTCTCTTCCGCACTTCTTATACAGCTGGTCGAGCTCAAAGAGCAGGCGGTCGTCCTCAGAATCCAGAGAAAAAGCACGCTCAAGAGCCACTCTTGCTCTCTCTGGGTCTCCTTCCTGGTTGAAATATACCAAGGAGAGACAGCGAAGCGTCTTCGCATGTTCTGGGTTGCTTTTGTTGGCTTGTTCCCATGATTTTTTTGCTTGTTCATGTTCCCGTTTATCATACCAGTACGTGCCGAGGAGATAATGCACCTTCCAAAGGTGCTTATGGGTACTTGCGAGTGCTGTAAGGATCTTTAAATCATCAAGTGTGTTCGGGAAGTATGTACTATCCTCCAAGGATTCAGCTTGTGCCAGTAGGTTCTCTGTTTCCTTGGGGTCCGTGCTGTAGTATGCCTTGGAGTAGAGCACCATGGGGTTGGTAACTCCTTCTTGTGGGAGGAGGGCGAAGGCCTTCTCATACATGCCAATCTCTGCGTACATGCCAGCGAGGGTCAAGAGACGATAGGAGCCAAGGGAGCAAACGTCATGCACGCTTGTGTTGTCTTGCCTATCTGTTTCTCCATCAGCTAGCAGATCGTGCGCAAGCGTATCAAATGGATCGATCTCAAGTGTCTCTCTGATGATCTCTTCAGCTTTTTCTCTGTTTCCTTGCTGCAATTCTGCCAGGGCAAGGTAATTACGTGTTTTCAGGTTGTGGCTGTTTCTGATAAGGGATTTCTCCAGGAAGGCTGCTGCCTCACTATAGTGTTTCTTTCTCAGTTCCAGGATGCCTAGGTAGAGAAAACCCTGCTCCTGCTGTTTTCCGTCCCAGATAGCCTTGTAGAAGGCATCATAGGCTTCCTCAAAGCGTTTTTGGTGGAACAGGCTGAGACCGAGAAGTGTGTATGCCTTGCTGTCGATTGGATTGGGGTTGTGCTTGGTTGCCCTCTCAATGGCCGATCTAAAGAGGCTTTCGCTTTTTTCAAATAACCCTCTCTTCAGGAGCAGTTCACCATATCCAGTAGTACATCGGTAGTCCTTCGGATCTCGCTTGAGTGCTTCCTGATAGTAGGGTTCACTTCTGAAGGTAGCGTGTCGATACTGCTCCAGGTGCACTGCGGCTAAGTACAGCTCTTCTACTGTATCAATGTTCTCGGGGGCAGGGATAGCTTTTGCTGGATCGGGAATATCGGGTGCTTGTTCCCTGGTTTGTATGCTTGAGGAAAGCAATCGCTCTCCATCGTTGGTGTAGAGCGATATGGTATGGGCTGCCTCTGGTATTGTTGTCCCAAAGCACTCTGCTGCCTTGAGTATGATTTGCTTGTCAAAGAGAACAACCTCGGAAGACGAAGTTACAACAAGTCTTAGGGAGACCTTGCTGCTCGCATAGAGTGAAAGCTTCTTTTGTTCATCCAGGGAGAGTAGTACGTCCTTGGTGGCGTTGATCACCCTGGGTGCCTGCTTGTAGGGGAGGAAGTACTGGGTGAAGGTTTTCTCTTCTCCAGGTTCGAGGAACGTAAAGTCGGGCTGATTATCGGTGAAGACTCCAGTCATCAATTCTACATAGGGGCCATTCTCATCGGTGAGATTCCTGTCCCAGGCCTTACCGAAATCACCACAACCCCATGTCCACTGTTTCTTTCCAGGAGAGATGTGGTGGTCGGCAATATGGAGAATACCTGTCTGCTTCTGGTGGTCGTAGCTTCCCACGAAGTCATAGTCACTATGGTAAGCCATGTAGGAGGTGGGAACCGGGATGTTCTTGTAGCGGGAGATATCGACTCCCTCACTATAGTCATGCTTGTAGTAGATGCCTGTGGCTATCGGGAAGGTCGATACATCCCGTTTGCCATGATCCATGACAGCATGCACATCAGGAGGGAAGATGGACTGGGTGTGGTCATTCACTGCAATGGCTGGGTTCGCCCACCAGAGAAAGGTTTGGGGGAACTGGGTTGGGTTGTACAACTGACCGGTGATCTCGACATAGGCCTTGTCATCATAGAGGGTGATGGTGGCGGTGGAAGTGGTGCCATGCATTCTGTCTATGTCATGTAGCT containing:
- a CDS encoding DUF5107 domain-containing protein, encoding MHARIWEEMVTIPTYTTGEPNANPMFFENRVYQGSSGRVYPYPIIETVGDVKHDQPYTAIFLENNYLKVMVLPELGGRIHRILDKTTGEDAVYYNEVIKPALVGLLGPWISGGIEFNWPQHHRPTTFMPVDYQTKEDASKHSVSIQLHDIDRMHGTTSTATITLYDDKAYVEITGQLYNPTQFPQTFLWWANPAIAVNDHTQSIFPPDVHAVMDHGKRDVSTFPIATGIYYKHDYSEGVDISRYKNIPVPTSYMAYHSDYDFVGSYDHQKQTGILHIADHHISPGKKQWTWGCGDFGKAWDRNLTDENGPYVELMTGVFTDNQPDFTFLEPGEEKTFTQYFLPYKQAPRVINATKDVLLSLDEQKKLSLYASSKVSLRLVVTSSSEVVLFDKQIILKAAECFGTTIPEAAHTISLYTNDGERLLSSSIQTREQAPDIPDPAKAIPAPENIDTVEELYLAAVHLEQYRHATFRSEPYYQEALKRDPKDYRCTTGYGELLLKRGLFEKSESLFRSAIERATKHNPNPIDSKAYTLLGLSLFHQKRFEEAYDAFYKAIWDGKQQEQGFLYLGILELRKKHYSEAAAFLEKSLIRNSHNLKTRNYLALAELQQGNREKAEEIIRETLEIDPFDTLAHDLLADGETDRQDNTSVHDVCSLGSYRLLTLAGMYAEIGMYEKAFALLPQEGVTNPMVLYSKAYYSTDPKETENLLAQAESLEDSTYFPNTLDDLKILTALASTHKHLWKVHYLLGTYWYDKREHEQAKKSWEQANKSNPEHAKTLRCLSLVYFNQEGDPERARVALERAFSLDSEDDRLLFELDQLYKKCGREPKERKAFLEQHLDLVFRRDDLMIEYITLLNLTKNYARAQELELSYSFHPWEGGEGKIATQYVITQVELAKKQSDPEKAKDLLIHALTYPENLHEGKLEGNKDNEVHYLLGCLFEQEKNQELAVHHWNLATRGLLTASGAMYYYDQSPHQILYKGLALRKLGREQEATSSFDELLRYGKEHMDDEVGIDYFAVSLPDLQVFTEDLSKRNRIHCLFLIGLGNLGKNNKKEAEEAFKKVLEMDPGHSEGRRMV